A DNA window from Pyrus communis chromosome 3, drPyrComm1.1, whole genome shotgun sequence contains the following coding sequences:
- the LOC137729939 gene encoding WAT1-related protein At1g43650-like, translated as MPYMKMKCLVMERHKAYVAMLFIQFVYAGMALFSKAAISKGMNPFVFVVYRQAFASLALAPFAFFLESSKEAPLSYTLLCKIFLVSLSGITLSLNLYYVAINYTSATFAAATTTLIPAITFFMAVLLRMESISMKHLYGVAKVLGSLTSLSGALVFALVKGPSINFNWFPSNQRQTPHSSSSTSSTGGDWLKGSLIMISANTAWALWLILQGPIIKQYPAKLRLTTLQCFFSCILSAFWAIAFERNPSAWKIGWDIHLLSVVYCGVIVTGITYWLQVWVIEKKGPVFTASFTPLSLIITAVFSAFMWKEAIYLGSIGGGVLLVAGLYGVLWVKKKEDQRSQESDQKQENKPEVV; from the exons ATGCCATATATGAAAATGAAGTGCTTAGTAATGGAGAGGCATAAGGCTTATGTTGCAATGCTCTTCATACAGTTTGTGTATGCAGGTATGGCCTTGTTCTCTAAGGCAGCAATTTCTAAAGGAATGAACCCTTTTGTCTTTGTGGTTTATCGTCAAGCTTTTGCCTCCCTTGCCTTGGCTCCCTTTGCGTTCTTCCTTGAAAG TTCAAAAGAAGCTCCTCTTTCCTACACCTTACTCTGCAAGATTTTCTTAGTCTCCTTATCTGG GATTACCCTGAGTTTAAATCTCTACTACGTTGCAATCAACTACACCTCTGCAACCTTTGCTGCAGCCACCACCACTTTAATTCCTGCGATCACTTTTTTCATGGCGGTTTTATTAag GATGGAAAGCATTTCTATGAAACATTTGTACGGAGTGGCCAAGGTGTTGGGTTCTCTCACAAGCCTTTCAGGAGCATTGGTGTTTGCTTTAGTGAAAGGGCCTTCCATAAACTTCAACTGGTTTCCATCAAATCAAAGGCAAACTCCACACTCCTCCTCATCAACTTCCTCCACAGGAGGAGACTGGTTAAAAGGTTCCCTCATCATGATCTCGGCTAATACTGCATGGGCTTTGTGGTTAATTTTGCAG GGTCCCATTATCAAGCAATATCCGGCAAAGTTGAGGCTTACCACTCTGCAATGCTTCTTCAGCTGCATCCTGTCAGCTTTCTGGGCCATTGCATTTGAGAGAAACCCATCAGCTTGGAAGATTGGATGGGACATTCATCTTCTCTCTGTTGTCTATTGT GGTGTAATTGTAACTGGGATTACTTATTGGCTGCAAGTTTGGGTCATAGAGAAGAAGGGCCCAGTATTCACTGCATCGTTCACTCCATTATCGCTTATTATAACAGCCGTCTTCTCAGCATTCATGTGGAAAGAAGCCATCTACTTGGGAAG TATCGGAGGGGGTGTATTGCTAGTTGCGGGTCTCTATGGGGTGTTGTGGGTAAAGAAGAAAGAGGACCAAAGGAGCCAAGAAAGTgatcaaaaacaagaaaacaagccGGAAGTCGTATAA
- the LOC137729559 gene encoding DEAD-box ATP-dependent RNA helicase 21-like: MKRSADGVPIAASSASASSSLPPKKPVFLTKAQREQLALQRRQEQTEDQKRHQNHLLSSLSHSRPSSDAAPPATTANSDRDRDRDRDRDRDHRDRDRDRDRDRYSRDRERDRERDSERRNRDRDRDREREEEAKARERARLDKLAERERDKELEAIKEQYLGSKKPKKRVIKPSEKFRFSFDWENTEDTSRDMNALYQNPHEAQLLFGRGFRAGMDRREQKKLAVKYERELREEIRKKDGVEERPEEAAAQRLKEEAAEMYDTFDMRVDRHWTDKKLEEMTERDWRIFREDFNISYKGSRIPRPMRSWAESKLSEELLKTVEKAGYKKPSPIQMAAIPLGMQQRDVIGIAETGSGKTAAFVLPMLTYISRLPPISEENAAEGPYAVVMAPTRELAQQIEDETNKFAQYLGIKVVSIVGGQSIEDQGFRIRQGCAVVIATPGRLIDCLERRYAVLNQCNYVVLDEADRMIDMGFEPQVVGVLDAMPSSNFKPENEDEELDEKKIYRTTYMFSATMPPAVERLARKYLRNPVVVTIGTAGKTTDLITQNVIMTKESEKFERLKRLLDELGDKTAIVFVNTKKNADYVAKSLDKNGYRVTTLHGGKSQEQREISLEGFRTKKYNVLVATDVAGRGIDIPDVAYVINYDMPGNIEQYTHRIGRTGRAGKTGVATTFLTMHDTDVFYDLKQMLIQSNSHVPPELAKHEASKFKPGSVPDRPPRRNDTIFTH, encoded by the coding sequence ATGAAACGCTCAGCCGATGGCGTTCCCATCGCCGCTTCCTCCGCCAGCGCCTCCTCCTCGCTGCCGCCCAAGAAACCCGTTTTCTTAACTAAAGCCCAACGCGAGCAATTAGCCCTCCAACGCCGTCAAGAACAAACCGAAGATCAAAAGCGCCACCAGAACCATCTCCTCTCCAGTCTTTCCCACTCGCGCCCTTCCTCCGACGCTGCACCGCCCGCAACCACCGCCAATTCTGACCGAGACCGAGAtcgagacagagacagagaccgAGATCATAGGGACCGAGACCGGGATAGAGACAGGGACCGATACTCCCGTGACCGGGAACGAGACCGGGAACGAGATTCCGAGCGGCGGAACCGAGACCGAGACCGAGATAGGGAGCGGGAAGAGGAGGCCAAGGCTCGAGAGCGTGCCCGCTTAGACAAATTGGCGGAGCGCGAGCGGGACAAAGAGTTGGAAGCCATTAAAGAGCAGTATCTCGGATCGAAGAAGCCCAAGAAGCGAGTCATCAAACCCAGCGAGAAGTTCCGATTCTCTTTCGATTGGGAGAACACGGAGGACACCTCTCGGGATATGAATGCTTTGTACCAAAACCCTCATGAGGCCCAGCTTTTGTTTGGGCGAGGGTTTCGAGCCGGGATGGATAGAAGGGAGCAGAAGAAGCTTGCTGTGAAGTACGAGAGGGAGCTGCGtgaggagattcggaagaaGGACGGCGTAGAGGAGAGGCCCGAGGAGGCTGCTGCGCAGAGGCTCAAGGAGGAGGCTGCGGAAATGTATGACACTTTTGACATGAGGGTTGATCGCCATTGGACTGATAAGAAGCTTGAAGAGATGACTGAGAGGGATTGGAGGATTTTTAGGGAGGATTTTAACATTTCGTACAAGGGGTCGAGGATTCCGAGGCCAATGAGGAGTTGGGCTGAGAGTAAATTGAGTGAGGAGTTGCTTAAGACTGTGGAGAAAGCTGGGTACAAAAAGCCTTCTCCTATTCAGATGGCGGCAATTCCACTTGGGATGCAACAGCGCGACGTTATTGGCATTGCTGAGACTGGTTCGGGTAAGACTGCTGCCTTTGTTCTTCCTATGTTGACTTATATTTCGAGGTTGCCTCCCATTAGTGAGGAGAATGCGGCCGAAGGGCCTTATGCTGTTGTTATGGCGCCTACTCGTGAGCTTGCACAACAGATTGAGGATGAGACTAACAAGTTTGCGCAATACTTGGGTATCAAAGTGGTTTCCATTGTTGGCGGGCAGTCGATCGAGGATCAAGGTTTTAGAATTAGGCAAGGCTGTGCGGTTGTAATTGCTACTCCAGGGCGTTTGATTGATTGCTTAGAGAGGCGTTATGCTGTTCTTAACCAGTGCAATTATGTTGTTCTGGATGAGGCTGATAGGATGATTGATATGGGGTTTGAGCCACAGGTTGTCGGTGTTTTAGATGCAATGCCCTCCAGCAATTTCAAACCTGAGAATGAGGACGAAGAACTTGATGAGAAGAAGATTTATAGAACCACTTATATGTTCAGTGCCACCATGCCCCCTGCTGTGGAGCGGCTTGCTAGGAAGTACTTGAGGAATCCTGTTGTGGTCACGATTGGAACAGCTGGAAAGACAACTGATTTAATTACTCAGAATGTAATCATGACCAAGGAATCAGAAAAGTTCGAGAGGTTAAAGAGATTGCTTGACGAACTTGGTGATAAGACTGCTATTGTGTTCGTTAACACCAAGAAGAATGCAGACTATGTTGCTAAGAGTTTGGATAAAAATGGATATCGTGTGACCACTTTGCATGGAGGGAAGTCACAGGAGCAGAGAGAAATTAGCCTCGAAGGTTTTCGGACCAAGAAATACAATGTTCTAGTTGCGACCGATGTTGCAGGTCGTGGGATTGACATACCTGATGTGGCCTATGTTATTAATTACGATATGCCTGGGAATATCGAACAGTACACTCATCGTATTGGGCGTACTGGCCGTGCAGGGAAGACTGGTGTGGCCACAACATTCTTGACTATGCACGACACGGATGTATTTTATGATCTCAAGCAGATGCTTATTCAGAGTAATAGTCATGTTCCTCCTGAACTGGCGAAACATGAGGCCTCAAAGTTCAAGCCAGGTTCAGTGCCTGATAGACCACCAAGGCGTAATGATACTATTTTTACTCACTAA